Genomic DNA from Schistocerca americana isolate TAMUIC-IGC-003095 chromosome 6, iqSchAmer2.1, whole genome shotgun sequence:
gATATGAGCATGTACAAAATGTTttgcttgtactgaaaattttacatCTTCAATCAAAGGTCCCTTTTCGCTTTCCATCTCACATATCAAGGTTAAGCACAGACGATGAGAAATTTTGAGAAAGAGAAACGGAAAACATTTCAGATGCTAAATCACAGTCACATTAGTGCCATACTCATCAATGAGCATTGATAACAATGTGGGACCGCTGTATGGATGTCCTCACAAGTCTAACTCGCAGTTTTCAGTTCTGACTTGTTATGTTTGTTATTTTGGATGGAAGAAAGAACAGTGTTAAACCCATTGCAGACAGTTAGTCAATCCCACTGAATAGCACCAAGAGGATTCCCAAACTTAATGCATCCATCAAGCGAGTGTGTCACAATCAAAAATGTTCACCAGTCTTCACTGAGTGAGAAACTGCAGACAGATTTAGGATTCAACACAGATCCACAGTTTGGCAGTCAGGAACTGTATACAATGCCTTCATCATAAAATATGTAGAGATGAAATTTGAAGTGAGTATTTTGCATGGAAAACAAGCAGATCTAGTTTTATTTGTAGAGAACAATATATGTACAAAAAGTGTAGTGTTACACATTTGCACACTTAGTATTGGAAGTCTTTGTTTTGTTGATACACCTGTCTGCAGTTACCTGACATACAAGAGGAAGTATGTAGATGGTAAGATGTCCTAGACAAGTTGCTGAGTTGACTCATCTTCTAAAGAAAAGCATGATATTGTATATAATTTATTCTTGAATACACAAACATATGAAATCATGTCCTTGAAGACTACAACAGAGTGACCATTGTTATACTGCCACTGGGTGTTGTTTTCTACCAGAAGCTGTTCACTGTTTTTGTTACCGCTTTGTGTGATGCTCAGTATTGCAGTGCAGTGCTTTTTTGTGTAGGTACATGGTTCTTGTCCTGGACTGTGAGACACTAAACATGTTTGTTTAGACATAAAAAGTAATTGGTTCATCcactcaagatttatttttcattaCACGTCATATTACACTGTTAAATTAAATGTTCTGAGACAAATGTTTTATCGTGGCTTAGATTAGATGTTCTTTTTGTTCCAATTGATTCATAATAATGAGGTTCTCCCTTTCATGACCAAAACGTCTTTGTGCCTTATTTTTCAGTATTAAGAAATAtagaattttctttctcatttctgtTGAAGACAAGTTATAAAGTCTGTTTCATGGTATTGTATTCTTACATGTATAAAAACAGAAGTGTAGTAGGACTCATCTTATATATTCATTGTAAAAAGCCTCTTTATTTCTTTCAGGTTCTACATACCAAATGCAAGTGAAGCTACAAAACTAATATCACATCAGATTCTGAAGCATCTCAAATCTAAAGAGAGTTGAGAGTAAACTTGTGTGGCACACTTGATTGGTATCTGCGAAGTAATTTAGTTAATTTAGTGCAAAACCAATTTTTCAGATataattgttaatttatttagcTTCCCAGTTCAActaaattatttaatttcatattgAGTGAAATATTTGACTCTTTCTTCCAGTTTTATTCAGAATGAAAGCATCACTTGTAGCTCAAACTTGTACTTATATACctgtaaaaataatatttgtacATAAACTTTGTATTCATTGAAAATTGTGATACATAGTAATTAATAAGTTGTTATGATTTAAATAAGTCTGCCATACGTTGTTGCTGCATATTTTGGAAATTGTGACTTTGATCACAAATGGCTCCCCAGGAAAATTTCATTTGTTGTTTTgccattattgttattttttgtagAAAACTATTGTGATATTTGTTCTGTAGCATAAAAACCTAAGTACAATTTAAAAGCAGGTAGCATGTTTAGATATCTCCAGATAAGAATTTACCAATGTTACGAAAGATAATTTTCAGTTTGTAAGCATTTTCAAGATGGCATGAAGTTGTGGTTTTCTGTATACACAAAATAAAGGTTTTatctattttttaataaaatttttagtcAGTGTGAACTATTTTCATACAGcacaatatttatttacataacCTCACACTTACGTACACATATTTACAAGACAGGAACATAAACATAGGTAGCAGTTTCATCAGAGTTAAAAGTTTTGACAACATATTCTATATTTGGTTATATGTCATACTATTTTGAttcttgctttaaataattttctattAATTACTATGTAAGGCTGAAATCTATATTATTCAGTGGTCACAGGCTGTCACTGATGTCTCAGACAACTGGATACACTGTTGGTAGTGACGCCAATGCTGAGAAAAAGACACTTGCAGATTTATTTTCTTACAGTGAGTTTCTacagacttctctctctctctctctctctctctctctctctctctctctctctctctctctcagaaactGATCTAGGACATTTCTTGTTATGAATTGCCTTCCGTAGAGCTACAAATTTACAACTGTGTTGAACTAAAAAAAATATTAGGGGTATTTGCATGAAATATCCTGACTCCATActccaggaaagggaggtaaaagCATTAAACAATGGTGTAGCATAATAAAAGGAAGAGAACACAATACAACAATTCAAAATCATTAATGTCATTTCCATTAACATTATTCAATGGAAAATTCCTAGTAGGAAAGATGCTATGAAACAGTCAAAGAATCACATATGAACTAATTCTGTTCAAATATTCAGAGCAGGTACTATCTCAAAAACTGTGTCACAGCCAGTGACTATATAGGAATTAAAAAAAGTGGAAATTGTCCCCTATTTATGTAAAACTTAATATTGATTGGTCTTTTAAATTATTGACTAAATTGTGGGAAGAATGATGGTTAAAATGCATAGAACTGAAGTTCAGAATAGTTGTTTTACACAAGAGCATACAGTCTGTAATGATCAGCAATCAGAACCCCATGTGTTTTTAACAAATGCATATGTTGCATTTGTAGTAATGAAACAGACCTAAGGTGGAACGATATACAATGATAATTTGATTTGAATTATTGCTATTGGGGGGTACATGTTGGAATGCAGGTGGATCTGTGTGTCAAGACTTTAAAACTAAAATATTTGAAATCCTGGAATGGAAATATTTATAGTAAAGAACATTCTGAAGTACATCAACTATGCTGTTGAGTGTGGGAACAATGCTAGAATGAGGAGCTTGCAAATGTGAATACTGAAATTACAAAGTCATAACAATGAATATTTGGAAGCATTCCATCATAATAGATGTATTAACAAATTAAATATGTTGCCAGCGAGTGTCAGTTCAGACACATTAAAATAAAAGACAATCTCATACTGTTTTCTCTACAAAGTAAAGGATAATGTAAGTACAGTTTGAGAATCTAACTTATAATGGTGAAAGACAAAACAAAGCGACACTTCTTCCTTAAGGTAAGATAAGTgtttgaatgtaaaaaaaaaaaaaaaaaaaaaaaaaaaaaaaaaaaaaaaaaaaaaaaaaaaatggtaaaatgAAGTGATAAGGCTTGCACATTTCTAGTAAAACTTTTTCTACATTTATGTATGTTTTATTAAGTGATGATCAGCTGtaaattttgtttattgttgaATGTTTCAGAGGAACtataacatttcacaaatacatcacTTTCTTGTAAACACTCAAcagaattttgtatgaaaattgtGGCGCATACTGCTTCAGCTTAAGTTTTGTCTTCTTCAGATGTACAAATACtatttgaaaatacatttacattcaccttaaacaattattttgtatCATAAGAAGTATGAGTTTGTTCAGTATAAAACTGGGAGTTAGTTTTAGAATTTTTCTCTAACTTGCTACCTGGAGAGAATCAATGAAATAAGTCATTGTTTCACAAAATACACAAACTTCTGCTAATATTACCAGAGTAAAAGAGAGGAAAACTGAAAATTAGAATTTGTATGGGATAGAAGACTGGAAAAGTAGAATTTGTATGGGATTAAGGACACAGTCTTCATCTGTAATGATGAAAATTGTGCTCACACTCCTATGTCTTCTTTTATATTATGAAGTAAACAGCAATTTTTAAATTTTACCGGTTTCTTTCTTTAACAATATATTGTACaaataaaattaacatttttctaCACTGTAAACTAAATTAATTATGAAAGTCACAATAGTGTTTACTGTATCACACATCTTAAACTCATATACTGCTGGTTCTATGAAGAGTAcagtgtccataccactgcagagaAAAGTGTGTAAGATTGGTTGGCAAATAGGAGTGTCTCTTCACTTGTAAGTACAGGTTGCCTCCTTTCTCTTTTGCACACGAATGATTTGTAAGTAGTTGCAGTGGAGATAAATAACAAACTCTGCAGTCACTAAGAGAACAAGTAATGTGGACGGGACAGCAGAGTTCTCCAAGGGCTCGGCTGCTCGACCGAAATGCCGACGTGAGTGCCGTCTCGATCGGGCCACAGACGGTGGGACGTGCAGGTCGGGGTCGGGGCCACTCGTGCTGTCAGGCACGCCGGCCACAGAGCCGCCGGCTAGTTGCTGCCACTCCCCGGTCCTGGGGTGTATGGGTACCTGACAGGTGCCACCGAGTACACGGACTGCAGTCCGGAAGCTGCAGCAGCTGCCGCTGCCGCCGATGTCCAGAAGGGTGAGACTGTGCCCGGAGGTGGGACAGTGACCCCGGTAGTGCTCGGCAGCAGCTTAGCTGCAGCCGCGGCCGAGTCGGCGAGTGCGGACGCCGGGTACAGTGCGGGCCCCAGCTCACTGTGGTGTGCTTGGTACTTGTAAAGTCCATCTGACGCACCTGAACTGCCACTCGCACTTCCGCCAGATGCTGCTGCTGCCTGGGCCTGTGCTTGCGCCTGACATGCGGCCATCAGTCCGTGGAAGTCAAACTTGTACGCGTACCGTTTGCCGTGCACCTTTGTCATTATGTTCTTGTCGTAGTAGTACCTGTAAGAAAAATTCAGGTTGAAATTGCTGTGTCATTACACAAATGTGGATCACATTATGAATGAAGCAACATATCAGAGTTGTTAGAACTGTCGCTTTTagaaataggaaataaaatatgaaacaaaaaaatgatcCAAAAGCACCTGAAGAAAAGTGGAATGTGATTTGAGTTTCACACTGAGGAAAGCTTGTTACCTCTATTCAGAGAGGCAGACTACTATTTTCCTTGAAGGAAAAAAGGTCAGGTATCGCAACGAATGTGGCTGTCAATGTGCCACTAACACTTGGCTTAATACCTTAGAGTTTTTCCTTCAAAACACTCAGAGGGAAGTACTTAGAGTTCACATTCCAACCCTTATTAAACTGTATACTGTTGGGTTGTTCTTATCTTTACTGCACATTGCCATTAGGAAACCAATGATGGTACTTTTCAGTGGGACACATTTTAAGCTTGCTTCCCATTCCATTTATGTGTGGAGTTCAAGAAGAATAATTTCTTAAAGgcttctgtgtgtgctgtaattaatctcatCTTCGCAGTCGTTATTGGAGCAATATTTAGGGTGTTGTGATACGTTCCTAGAGTCCTTATTTAATGCTGGTCGTCACAAGATAGTTGGCATCTAACTTTAAATGTCTGCTAGTTCAGTTCTTCGACACCTGTGATGCTCTCCCAAGGGCCAAGAAAGCCAGTGACCACTAATGGTGATCTTTTCTATAGGCATTTAGTATCCTCcattggtatgggtcccacacacttgaacagtattctaggatggatggcacaagtgttttgtaaatgattttctTTGTAAGCTGACTATATTTCCTCAGGAACATATcagtgaactgaagtctgccacatgCTCTACCTATGATTGAGCctaaatgatcattccatttcatgtccctgcaAATTGTTACcatcaggtacttgtatgagttgaccaattctaATGGTGATTCATTTATACTGCAGTCACAGGATACTGTGctttcctatgtctgacatcagtaTAATGCTTACATAATAATTTCTTCTCAGAGTGTAATTTTTGCTTGTCTATCCCTGACTGTAGGGCATGAAATTTCAACTCTTAAGTCTACTGTGCACTGACATCGAGATacttgacagattaaaattgtgcgttGGACGAAGACTCATCCCTGCGAATGTCATGTGTTCTTAAAAATCCTGAGACACACTCACTGACAAGTGTAAGCTGTGAGTCAGGGTGTATCTTGTGACTGAATAGTTCAAATATTTGCTTTTAGACATGTGCCCTCAGCAGCAAATTTGTCAGAGTGTCAAATTTTTGTAGTGAGAGAGAGGATCAGAATTATCTGTAGTTCTAGGAAATGGCAGCATAAGAAACAAAAGTGTTCAGACCTGTGCACCTCAAGCAGTGTgttctatactgaagagccaaagaaactggtacacctgcataacatctggtaaggcccccacgagcacacagaagtgctgcaacgtgacatggcatggacttgactaatgtctcgagtagtgctggagggaatggacaccatgaatcctgcagggcctcccataaatccgtaagagttgaAGGGGGTgttgacctcttctgaacagcatgttacaaggcagcccagatatgctcaataatgtttatctctggggagtttggtgggcagtggaagtgtttaaattcaggagagtgttcctggagctactctgtaacaattctggacatgtggggtgtcacattgtcctgctggaatttctaaGTCCattggattgcacaatggacacaaatggatgcaggtgatcagacaggatgcttacgtatgtgtcaccttgtcagagttgtatctagatgtatcaggggttccatatcactccagctgaacacgccccacaccgttacagggcCCCCACCAGGTTGAACGGTCCTCAGCTGACATGCAgtctccatggattcataaggttgtattcgtgcccgtacatgtccatctgcacgatacgatttgaaacgagactcgtccgaccaggcaacttgtttccagtcatcaacagtccaatgtcggtgttaatgggACTAGGTGAAGTGTAAAGCTTAGTGCCATGCAGTCACTGAGTGGGCCTTCAGGTCTAAAAACCTATGTTGATAGTGTTTTGCAGAATAGTTCgcacactggcacttgttgatggaccaacattgaaatctgcagaaatttgcagaagggctgctcttctgtcatgttgaacgattcacttcagtcgttgttggtcccgttcttgcaggatctttgtggtcagagatttgatgttctaccggatacctcatattcatggtacactcatgaagtgGTTGTACGGAaaaatcatcatttcatcactgactcggagattctgtgttccattgcccatgcgccgactataacattacccacattaaaactcacttaaatcttgataacctaccattgtagcagcagtaaccgatctaacaactccgtcagacacttgtcttaggtaggcgttgccaaccactgtgccgtattctacctgtttacatatctctgtatttgaatatgcatgccgataccagtttctttggcacttcagtgtatgttgtgCTGGTGCTGTTGGATATAGTGTGAACCAAATCTGTTTCACGAACTGAATATGACATAACATCAAAGTGAATCAGTTTTAAATTGTTGTCTTACCACTTAAGATTGTAAAGACGAGCACT
This window encodes:
- the LOC124620040 gene encoding transcriptional regulator ERG homolog, whose product is MWRLPADDLLSGRRKLVYHGAAAQLHACLRIPADPYQVLNAAGSRLLAQGSGQIQLWQFLLELLADSSNAACIAWEGSNGEFKLTDPDEVARRWGERKSKPNMNYDKLSRALRYYYDKNIMTKVHGKRYAYKFDFHGLMAACQAQAQAQAAAASGGSASGSSGASDGLYKYQAHHSELGPALYPASALADSAAAAAKLLPSTTGVTVPPPGTVSPFWTSAAAAAAAASGLQSVYSVAPVRYPYTPGPGSGSN